Genomic DNA from Paracoccus aminophilus JCM 7686:
GGAAATAATGCCACTCGAAGGGCACCGGCACGCCCGCGAGCTCCCAATGGCCCGAGGGCGTGTCCTTGCCGCGCGAGACCTCGCTGGCCGCGCCCCAAAGGCCCTGCGGCGTGGCGCCAAGCCCGGCCGCTTGCGCGCCCGAGGCCAGATGCAGCGCCGCGCCCAGCCCCAGCCGGTCGAGGTTCGGCAGCGCCAAGGCCCGCACCGCCGCGATATGGGCCAGCGTATTCGCGCCGCTGTCGGGACGCTCATCGTTGAAAAAGCCCGCCGCATCGGGCGCGCCGCCAATGCCGACGCTGTCCATGACGATCAGAAAGGCGCGGTTCTGGTCTCGGCTCATGCGAGGATCCTTTCGAGGATCAGCGGCCCCTGCGCGGGTGCCTCGCCGATCACATATGCGGCGCGGACCTGGGCGGCGGCGGCCTCTGCCTCGGCCTCACTCCGGGCATGGACCAGCGCCAGCGGCGCGCCCGTGCTCACCTGATCGCCCTTGCGCAGAAGCTGCGACAGGCCGACGCGTGGATCAATGCGGTCGCTCGCCCGGACCCGACCGCCGCCAAGCGCCACGACCGCGCGGCCAAGCGCCGTGCCATCGACCGCCGCGACAAAGCCCGCCCCACCGGCCTCGACCGCGCGCACCACCGGCGCGGGGCCAAGGTAGGTGTCAGGGCGCTCGATCAGATCGCATGGCCCGCCCTGCGCCGCGATCATGCGGCCAAAGATTTCCGCAGCGCGACCCGAGGCGAAAGCCTCGCTGGCCCGCGCGGGGTCGATCCCCGCAAGCGTCAGGCCCTCCCCCGCCAGATCCAGCGCCAAGGCACAAAGCGCCCCTTCGCCGGTGCGAAACGCCTCGAGCACCGCGCGGATTTCCAGCGCATTGCCGGCCGCAGGCGCGAGCGGCTGATCCATATCGGTGATGCAGGCCATGGTCTTGCAGCCCGCGCCATTTGCAGTCTCGACCAAGGCCCGCGCCAGATCCCGCGCCGTGTCGAGATCCCGCGAAAACGCGCCAGAGCCGCATTTCACATCCAAGACCAGCCCGTCGAGCCCCGCCGCGAGCTTCTTTGACAGGATCGAGGCAGTGATGAGATCAAGGCTCTCGACCGTGCCGCTTTCATCGCGGATCGCGTAAAGCCTGCGGTCGGCCGGGGCGAGATCGCCGCTCGCCGCGACAATCGCCGTGCCGACCTCGGCGGTGATGCGGCGCAGCGCAGCCTCGTCAAGATCGACCCGGCAGCCGGGAATGGCCTCGAGCTTGTCGAGCGTGCCGCCGGTATGGCCCAGCCCGCGCCCCGAGATCATCGGCACAAAGGCCCCCGCAGCTGCCAACACCGGCGCAAGGATCAGGCTGACCGTATCGCCGATCCCGCCGGTCGAATGCTTGTCGAGCACCGGCCCCGGCAGATCCCAGCGCAGGACGCGTCCCGAATCGCGCATCGCCTCGGTCAAGGCAATCCGCCCGGCGCGCCCGGTGCCGCGCAGCAGAACCGCCATGGCAAAAGCCCCGGCCTGCGCATCGCTCAGCGTGCCCTCCGCGAGCCCGCGCGCGATCAGAGCCGCGCCGGAGGCGTCAAGCCCCTGCCCGTCACGCAGCGCGGCAATGACCCCGCGCGGGTCGCTCATGCATCCCCCGCCATATGCGCGGCGGCAAAACGGCCGGGCAGCAATTCCGCGATTGTGGTTGAATGTGTTTCGCCACTGACCGTGGCCAGCAGGACCGGAACCTCGCCCTTGCCGAATTCCGCGAGCTTCTGGCGGCAGCCGCCGCAAGGGGGCGTCGGCGCAGCACTTCCGGCGATGACGCAGACTTCGATCAGCTCGGTTTCGCCCGCAGCAATCATGGCCGCAATCGCGCCCGCTTCCGCGCAAGTGCCTTCAGGATACGCAACATTTTCGACATTGCAGCCGGCATAGATGCGGCCCGACAGCCCGCGCACGGCAGCCCCGACCTTGAACTTCGAATAGGGCGCGTAAGCCCTTTCGCGAACGTCACGCGCCGTTTCCAAAAGGGTCATTTGCCACCTCATCCTTTTGGTGCGATCTTGCGCGCAGGACCTAAGTTGTGCAAGCGGCGCTTCGCCCCCTGTTCGCAGTCAAAAAAATAGTTTAACGCTGAACCATTCCGTGGAGGGCGAGATGAAAGAACGCAGACAGGACAATGCTCGGCAGGCCGCACTGGATTATCACCAATATCCGCGCCCGGGCAAACTCGAGGTCCGTGCGACGAAACCCATGGCCAATGGCCGCGATTTAAGCCGCGCTTATTCGCCGGGCGTGGCCGAAGCCTGTCTTGAGATCAAGGCCGATCCGGCCAATGCTGCTCTTTATACCGCGCGCGCCAATCTGGTCGCGGTGGTTACGAATGGCACCGCGGTTCTGGGGCTTGGCAATATCGGCGCGCTCGCCTCGAAACCGGTGATGGAAGGCAAGGCCGTCCTCTTCAAGAAATTCGCCAATATCGATTGCTTTGACATCGAGCTCAATCAGACTGACCCGGAAAAGCTCGCCGAGATCGTCTGCGCGCTTGAGCCGAGCTTCGGCGCGATCAACCTTGAAGACATCAAGGCGCCCGATTGCTTCATCGTCGAAAAGATCTGCCGCGAGCGGATGAATATCCCGGTCTTCCACGATGACCAGCACGGCACCGCCATCGTCGTCGGCGCGGCGGCAACCAATGCGCTCCGCGTCTCGGGCAAGTCTTTCGACCAGATCAAGGTCGTCTCGACCGGCGGCGGCGCGGCGGGGATCGCTTGCCTCAACATGCTGCTCAAGCTGGGCGTCAAACGCGAGAATGTCTGGCTCTGCGACCTTGCCGGTCTGGTCTATGAGGGCCGCAACGAGCAGATGACCCCGCAAAAAGAGGAATATGCCCAGAAGACCGATCTGCGCACGCTCGATCAGGTGATCGAAGGGGCGGATCTCTTCCTCGGCCTCTCGGGTCCGGGCGTGCTGACGCCCGAAATGGTTGCGAAAATGGCCAAGCGTCCGATCGTGTTTGCGCTTGCCAATCCGACGCCCGAAATCCTGCCCGACGAGGTCCGTCAGGTCGCCCCCGATGCGATCATCGCGACCGGGCGCTCGGATTTCCCGAACCAGGTCAACAACGTCCTGTGCTTCCCCTTCATCTTCCGCGGCGCGCTTGATGTCGGCGCGACCACGATCAATGATGAGATGCAGCTCGCCTGTATCGACGCGATTGCGGCCCTCGCCCGCGCGACCACCTCGGCCGAGGCGGCGGCGGCCTATCAGGGCGAGCGTCTGAGCTTTGGCGCCGATTACCTGATCCCGAAACCCTTCGATCCCCGGCTGATCGGTATCGTCGCCACCGCCGTTGCCAAAGCCGCGATGGACTCTGGCGTCGCCACCCGTCCGATCGAGGATATCCCGGCCTACAAGCACCGGCTCGACGGCTCGGTCTTCCGCTCGGCGTTGATCATGCGCCCGGTCTTCGAGATCGCCGCGACCGCCAAGCGCCGCATCGTCTTTGCCGAGGGCGAGGATGAGCGCGTCCTGCGCGCCGCCAATGCCATGCTTGAGGAAACCACCGAGGTGCCGATCCTGATCGGTCGCCCCGAGGTCATCGAGATGCGCGCCGAGCGTGCCGGTCTGCCGATCCGCCCGAATGTCGATTTCGAGATCGTGAACCCCGAAAACGACCCGCGCTACCGCGATTACTGGGGCACCTATCACGAGCTGATGGCGCGTCAGGGCGTCACGCCCGACATCGCCCGCGCGATCATGCGCACGAATACCACGGCGATTGGCGCGGTCATGGTCCATCGCGGCGAGGCCGACAGCCTGATCTGCGGCACCTTCGGGCAATATTCCTGGCATTTGAACTATATCCGCCAGATCCTTGCCCGGGACGGCCATTGCCCGGTCGGCGCGCTCTCGCTGCTGATCCTTGAAGACGGCCCGCTGTTCGTGACCGACACGCAGGTCAACCACGCGCCGACGCCCGAGCAGGTCGCCGAGGCCGCGATTGGCGCGGCCCGCCATGTCCGCCGGTTCGGCATGGAGGCGAAGGTCGCGCTCTGCAGCCATTCGCAATTCGGCAATCTCGACACCGATTCCGGGCGCAAGATGCGCGCGGCGCTGGAAATCCTGCAATCGCGCAATGTCGATTTCGTCTTCGATGGCGAAATGCATGTCGATTCGGCGCTCGATCCGGCCCTGCGCGAGCGGCTCTTGCCGAATTCGCGGATCGAAGGTGCGGCGAATGTGCTGGTCTTCTCGGGAACCGACTCGGCCTCTGGCGTGCGCAACGCGTTGAAGATGAAGGCAAACGGCCTTGAGGTTGGCCCCATCCTGATGGGCATGGGCAACCGCGCCCATATCGTGACCCCCTCGATCACCACGCGCGGGCTGCTGAATATGGCCGCCATCGCAGGCACGCCGGTCAATCACTACGGCTGATCGGGTGGCTGACCGCATGGCTGGCCGGACCTCTGGCCGGCCATAGGCCTTTCGCACAAGAGCGGACCGGGCCTGTTTGTGCCAACATATCCCTGTTATCGCAACCAGAGGGCGCAGCTTTGTTGCGCCCTCTGCGTTCACGGCGTAACAAAGCTGCGAGAGGTGAGGGGATACTATGGCATACATCGATATCTACGACGGCTGGAAGTCCGACCCCGAGGCATTCTGGATGGAGGCGGCACGCTCGATCGACTGGATAAGGCCGCCCTCGAAAGCGCTCTTTGACGAAAATGCGCCGCTTTATGAATGGTTCTCGGACGGGCTAGTGAACACCTGCTGGAACGCGGTTGACCGTCATGTCGAGGCCGGTCGCGGCGATCAGCTGGCGCTCATCCATTCCTCGCCCGTCACCCATACCGTCAAAGGCACCACCTACCGCGAGCTGCGCGATCATGTCGCCGAGATCGCGGGCGGGCTGCGCGCCAAGGGCGTCCAGAAGGGCGACCGCGTCATCATTTACATGCCGATGATCCCCCAGGCGGTCGAGGCGATGCTCGCCTGCGCCCGCATCGGCGCGGTCCATTCGGTGGTCTTCGGCGGCTTTGCCGCGAATGAGCTCGCGGTGCGCATCGAGGATTGCAAACCCAAGGCGATCATTGCCGCCTCTTGCGGGATCGAGCCGGGCCGAATCGTCCATTACAAGCCCTTGCTCGATCAGGCGATCGAGCTCTCCGCCCATAAGCCCGATTTCTGCGTGATCTATCAGCGCGAGCAGGAAATCTGCGAGCTCATCCCCGGCCGCGACTTCGCTTGGCACAGCTTCCGCTTTGGCGTCGAGCCCGCCGAATGCGTCCCGGTCGAGGGCAATCACCCGCTTTATATTCTCTACACATCCGGCACGACCGGCCAGCCCAAGGGAGTGATCCGCCACACGGCGGGCTATCTCGTGGCGCTCAGCTGGACGATGAAGAACATCTACAACATCGAGGCCGGAGACCGCTTCTGGACCGCCTCGGATGTCGGCTGGGTCGTCGGTCACAGCTATATCTGCTATGGCCCGCTGATCACCGGCGCGACCTCGATCGTCTATGAAGGCAAGCCGGTCGGCACGCCGGATGCGGGCATGTTCTGGCAGGTCATCCAGAACCATAAGGTGAAAAGCTTCTTCACCGCGCCCACCGCCTTGCGCGCCATCCGCCGCGAAGATCCCGAGGGTCTGCTCATCAAGGATTACAACCTCTCGAACCTGCAGGCGGTGTTTCTGGCGGGCGAGCGCGCCGATCCGGAAACCATCGCTTGGGCGGCGAAGCATCTCAAGGTGCCGGTCATCGACCACTGGTGGCAGACCGAGACCGGCTGGGCGATTGCCGCAAACCCCTTTGGCATCGAGCTTTTGCCGGTCAAACCCGGCAGTCCGACGAAGCCGATGCCGGGCTATGAGATCGCAATCCTCGACGACGACGGCCATCCGGTTCCGGCGGGCACGCTTGGCGCGATTGCGATCCGCCTGCCGCTACCTCCGGGCACGCTGCCGGGGCTCTGGAATGCCGAGGCGCGGTTTCGCAAAAGCTATCTCGAGAAATTCCCGGGCTATTATGAGACCGGCGACGCGGGCTATCTCGATGAAGACGGCTATGTCTATATCATGGCGCGCACCGATGATGTCATCAATGTCGCGGGCCACCGCCTGTCCACCGGCGCGATCGAGGAGGTTCTGGCCGCCCATCCCGATGTCGCGGAATGCGCGGTGATCGGCGCGGCGGATGCGCTCAAGGGCCAGATGCCGGTCGGCTTTCTCTGCCTCAAGAAAGGCGCGCAAAAGCCCCATGCCGAGGTCGTGCGCGAGGTGGTGGCACTGGTGCGCGACTGCATCGGCCCGGTCGCGGCCTTCAAATCGGCAGTGGTGATCGACAGGCTGCCGAAGACGCGCTCGGGCAAGATCCTGCGCGCGACCATGGCCAAAATCGCCGATAGCGAAAGCTTCAAGCCCCCGGCGACCATCGACGATCCCGCGATCCTCGACGAGATCCGCGCGGCGCTGCAAACCATCGGTTACGCCAAAGCTTGAGCCCCACGCTGGCGGGCGGCCACTGGTCGCCCGTCCACCCCCGTCACTCAGGCGGTGGCGATCCAACCCCGGAAGGAAAAGCCCGCATAAAAGAGGCTGATATCGGTGAAACCGGCCTCGGCCAGCGCCGCCTCATCCTCTCGCGGGGACAAGATCGGCAACCGCTCGCCAATCGCCTTAGCGGCATTGCGGGCATTGGCTTCGGCGACGCCAGAGGCAGCTGCAAAGGCCGCATAGCGCGAGAGCCAAAGTGCGCGGCGCGCCTCGTCCTGAGGAAAGCTGTGATGCGCAAGGATCAGCGGCGCGCCGGGCTTCAGCCTCTGGCGCAGGGCGCGCAGCGTCGGCACGCGCTGCTCACGCGGCACAAAATGCATCGTCAGCAGGCAAGTCGCGCCGTCAAAGGGGCCGTCTGGCGCGGTCTCGATATAGCCCTCATGCAGCGCGATGCGCGCGGCAAAGGGCGCCGCGACCTCCCGCGCGAGGGCCAGCATCTCGGCCGAGGGATCGACCCCGGTGAAGCGCCACCCCGGCTGGCCTTCGGCAAAAAGCCGCAGCTCAAGCCCGCCGCCTGCGCCCAGAACCAGCACCTCGCCCTCGGGTCCAAGCGATTCCGCCAGCAAAAGTGCTGCCATGCGCTGCATATCGCGAAAGCCCGGCACTTGTCGCACCGGGCCTTCCGTATAACGCGCTACCTGATCGGGATCCGAGAAAGACGACATCGGTTTCTCCTGCAGGTGAAGGGAAATCAGCCCTCGATCTTGGCGCCAAGCGCGCTCATCAGCGGCAGGAAGACCGGGAAAGAGGTCATGATCGGCGCGCCATCATCGACGCTGATCGGCTGATCCGAGGCCAGCCCCGCAACGAGGAAGGACATGGCGATGCGGTGATCGAGATGCGTGACCGCGCAGGCCCCGCCCTTCAGGCTGCCCGTGCCATGCACGGTCATGCTGTCGCGGGTCTCATCGACGCTCGCGCCATTGGCGCGCAGGCCGACGGCCATTGCATCAATGCGGTCGCTCTCCTTGACGCGGAGCTCGGCCACGCCATTCATCACCGTCGCGCCTTCGGCAAAACAGGCCACGACCGAGAGGATCGGGAATTCGTCGATCATGCTGGCCGCGCGCTCGGCCGGGACCGAGACGCCTTTCAGCTTGGAATGGCGCACGACCAAATCGGCCACCGGCTCGCCGCCCTCTTCGCGGGTGTTTTCAAAGGTGATATCCGCGCCCATTTCCAGAAGCGTGACATAAAGCCCATCGCGAGTCGGGTTGCGGCTGACGCCCGGCACGCGAATCTCCGAGCCCGGCACGATCAGCGCGGCAGCCACCGGGAAAGCGGCGCTGGACGGATCGCGCGGCACGGCGACGGTCTGGCCCTTCAGCTCGGGACGGCCGGTCAGGGTGATGACATGGCCCTCATCGGTGACCTCGGTGCGGATGGTCGCGCCAAAGCCTGCAAACATGCGCTCGGTGTGATCGCGCGTCGCCTCTTTCTCGATGACGACGGTTTCGCCCGGCGCGTTCAACCCTGCGAAGAGAACCGCCGATTTGATCTGCGCGCTGGCCACCGGCGTGGTGTAGCGCACCGGCACCGGATCAACCGCGCCCTTGATCGTCACCGGCAAAAGCCCGCCTTCGCGCGCGGAAATCTCGGCCCCGAAAAGCGCGACCGGATCGGTCACGCGGCCCATCGGACGGCGCGAGAGGCTTGCGTCACCGGTGAAAGTCGCGGTGATCGGGGTCGTCGCCATCGCGCCCATGATCAGGCGCACGCCGGTGCCGGAGTTGCCGCAATCAATCACGCCCTCGGGCTCGGCAAAGCCGCCGACGCCCACGCCATTCACGGTCCAGGCGCCCTCGCCCGTGCGCTCGACCTTGGCCCCGAAAGCGCGCATCGCCTTGGCGGTGTCGATCACATCCTCGCCTTCGAGAAGGCCGGTGATCTTGGTTTCGCCCACCGCCAGCGCACCAAGGATCAGCGCGCGGTGGCTGATCGACTTGTCGCCCGGCACGGCGGCATCCCCCTTGAGCGCGCCCGAGCGGTGCGCGGTCATCGGTTTGGGTTCGGCGGAATGGGACATCGGGCGGGCCTTTCAGTAAACGCGGTCAGGCGTCGTTGCGGCGGAAGGTGACGTAATGGGGCGCACGGCCCTCACGCAGGGCCTTCTGCTCATAGCGGGTCGAGAGCCAATCCTCCCAAGCCTCCGGCCCTTCATGGACCAGCGTAAAGCCTGCGGGCGGCACCTCTTCCAGCGTCTGGCGGACGTAATCGGGAATATCGGTCGCGACACGGAACTCGGCACCCGACTTCAGCACGCGGTGAAGCGGGATGAGATGCTCGGGCGTGACGAAACGGCGGCGGTGGTGGCGCGCCTTGGGCCAGGGATCGGGATAGTTGAGGAAGGCCTTGGAAATCGAGCCCGCCGGCAGCACATCCATCAGATCGCGGGCATCGCCCGGATGGACGCTGACGTTTTCGACGCCCGCCGCGCGGATCTTGCCCAGAAGCATGGCGACGCCATTGATGAAGGGCTCGCAGCCAATGATCCCGACCTCTGGGTAGCGCGCGGCCATATGGACCATGTGCTCACCACCACCGAAGCCGACCTCCAGCCAGACCGGGCGGTCATCGCCAAAGACGCTGGCCGGATCGAAGGGCAAACGCTCGGGGTTTTCCTCGAAGGTGATGCCACGCGGGCGCAGCTCTCCGAGATCCTCGGAGAGATAGCCCTTCTGGCTTTGCCGCAGAGTCTTGCCGAAACGGCGGCCATAGAAATTGCGGCGCGGTGGGGTCGGATCGAATTCGCTCATGCCCGCGCTTTGCCCGCGCCGCGCCGAAAGGTCAAGCGCGGGCTTTGCTCCTTACTCGGCGGCGAGCCGGCTGATGACCACCGTCACCTCGGGCTTCTTGCCGATCTCTTCCATCGAGACCTGACGCGTGATCTTGCGGATCGCCTCTTCGAGACGGTCATCATCCATCACGGTCTTGTCGTCGACGCGTTCGAGAAAGTCCGACAGCTCGCTTTCGATATGGTCGATCAGCGCCACTCCGGCGCGACCGCGCGCGGGCAGGCCCATGGTTTCGACCCAAGCATCGGGCAGAGCATTGTCGTCTTCATCGACGATCACCGAGACCGTGGCATGACCGTTCAGCGCCATGCGGATGCGGTCGCGCACGATCCCGTCCATCGCCCCGATCAGGACCGAGCCATCAAGATAGACGCGACTCGTTTCGATCCGGTCAACGACCACCGGACGATCGCCGGTCAGATCCAGCATCGTGCCATTGGTCGCCACGGCCGAGGCAATGCCCTTGCCTGCCGCGATCTGGGCATGTTCGCGCAAATGCATATGCTCGCCATGCATCGGAATGACGATGCGCGGCTTCAAGAGCTCATGGACCGCCTCGATATCGGGACGGTTCGCGTGGCCCGAGACATGGTAAAGCCCGTCCTCGGCGTCGAAAACATCGACCCCCATTTCGGAGAAAGCGTTCATGATGCGGATGACATCGCGCTCATTGCCGGGAATGGTGCGCGAGCTGAAGAGGAAGCTGTCGCCCTCTTTCAGCTGCAGCCCAAGATAGCGCCCGCGCGAGAGCTGCGCCGTGGCGGCGCGACGCTCGCCCTGACTGCCGGTGACGATCAGCATGACCTTGTCGCGCGGCAGATCGGAGGCCTCTTCGGGCGAGATCACGCCGGGGAAGTTGCGCAGAACCCCGGTCTCTTGGGCGACGGTCACCATCTTGCGCATGGCGCGGCCGAGCAGGCAGACCTTGCGACCGGCGGCCAAAGCGGCCTCGGCCAAGGTCTTCAGACGGGCGACGTTCGAGGCAAAGGTGGTCGCGACCACCATGCCCTTTTGCGCCACGACGAAATCGAGCAGCGGATTGGCAAGCACCGCCTCGGACCGGCCCGGATTGGGGCTAAAGATATTGGTCGAGTCGCAGGTCAGAACTTTGACGCCATTGCCCTCATTGGCGATCTGATGCCAGACGACCGGGTCAAAGGCCTCGCCCACGACCGGGGTGCCGTCGAGTTTGAAATCGCCGGTGTGGACGATGCGGCCCGCGGGCGTGTCGATGATGAGCGCGGCGCTTTCCGGGATCGAATGGCTGATCGGCACGAATTGCACGGCGAAAGGCCCGGCCTGAATGACCGAGGGGCGCGGCTCGTGGATCTTGATCGCCTCGGTCGGCTGGCCTTGCTCGTCCATCTTGAGCGCGGCCAAAGCCCCGGTGAAGCGGCGGCAATGGATCGGCGCCTTGATACGCCCCCAGAGATGGCCAAGCGCGCCAATGTGATCCTCATGCCCGTGGGTGATGAAGATCCCTTCGATCCGGTCGCGGTTTTTCTCGAGCCAGGTCACATCGGCCATGATCAGGTCGATGCCAGGGGCCGAGTCCATATCGCCGAAGGTCACGCCCAGATCGACGACGATCAGGCGCTCTTTCCCGGGCTGGCCATAGCCATAGACATAGGCGTTCATGCCGATTTCACCGGCACCGCCAAGAGGCAGATAAATCAGGCGGTCAGACATTTCCGGCCTCCTTGTTGAAGTCATAAATCAATCGAAGACCATGCATGGTCAGATCTTCTTCAATGGCGTCGAACACATTCGTTCCTTGTTCGAACAGCGGCGCGAGGCCTCCTGTTCCGATGATTTTCATGGAAAGGCCGCGTTCGTCCCGGATCTTGGCAACAATGCCTTCGACAAGGCCGATATAGCCCCAGAAGATGCCGGACTGAATACAGGCGACCGTATTGGTGCCGATGACCTTGCTGGGCATGGTGACATCGACATGGGGAAGTGAGGCGGCTCCCATATGAAGCGCCTCGAGCGAAAGATTGACGCCGGGCGCGATCACGCCGCCAACATAGGCGCCGTCATCAGCCACCACGTCAAAGGTGGTTGCCGTGCCGAAATCGACAACGACGAGATCCGGGCCGTGCCGCTCGAAAGCACCGACGGCATTGACCAGCCGGTCCGGGCCGACGACCGTGCCCGCATCAACACGCGGCGCGACCGGCAGCAGGCAATCGGGCTTGCCGACGACCAGCGGGCGCGTGTCGAAATAGCGATGGCAGAGGACGCGCAGGTTGAAGACCACGCGCGGCGCGGTCGAGCTGATGATACAGGCCCCGATATTCAGCTCGAACTTCTGGACCGTCATCAGCGTCGAGAGCCAGACGAAATACTCATCCGCCGTGCGTCGGTGATCGGTCGAGATCCGCCATTGCGCCAGCAGTTTGTCGCCGTCGAAGATACCGAAAACGGTATTGGTGTTGCCGGTATCAATACAGAGCAGCATCACCGCGCCCCCTGAAAATAGACATCCGCCGCCGGAATGACCTTGCGGCCCTCGGCGGTCATCAGGACCAGCGCGCCAGCCTCGTCGATGCCCTCGAAGACGCCCTCGGTCTCGGTGCCGCCGGTGCGGGCAATGATGACCTCGCCCAGACGTGCGGCGCGTTGCAGCCAAGCGGTGCGGATCGGCGCGAAGCCGAAGGTCTCAAGCTGATGCTGCCACCGCGCGAAAGCCGGAGCAAGCAGGTCGAGGAAATCCTCGGGCGGCACGGCAAAGCCGCTTTCGCCCAGAACAGAGACCGGCAGGACCGCGCCCGGCTCGACCAGCTCGGGCGGCGGTGCGGCAGCAAGGTTGATGCCGATGCCGACGGCCACGGCGGGCTGCTCGGAGGCCGTGCCCGCGCTTTCAAGCAAGATGCCCGCGACCTTGCCGCCATTGAGCAGCACGTCGTTCGGCCATTTGATCGCAAGCCGCACCGACGGGCCAGCGGCCTGCGCCAAAGCATCATAAAGGGCAAGCGCCGCGACAAAAGAGAGCTGGGCCGCAACCGCGAGCCCACCCTTTGGCCGCGTCACCAAAGTGCCCGCGAAGTTTCCGGCCGGCATGGTCCAACCCCGCCCTCGCCGACCGCGGCCTGCGGTCTGGTCAAGCGTCAGGATCCAGGCCGGACCGGACAACGTCGGCGCCAGACGGAGCCCCTCGGCATTCGTGCTGCCGATGCTCGCCAGCACGAACCGGGCCACACCGTCGGGCCAGCCCTCACTCAACGGCGTCGGGCTCTGCGACGGTTCCCGGGGTCGCGGCTGCGGCAACGGTCGGGCCAACAAGCGACTCGGCGGCGCGTCCAGCCGCTTTGTCGATGCCGAGCATCGAGACCGCGCCCAGCAGCGTGATCGCCGCCGCGCCGATCAGCGCGACATATTGCGGGCTGCTCATCCGGCTGGTGATGGCTTCGCCCTCATCGCCGAAATAGATGTAGTAGACGATGCGGAGGTAGTAGAACGCCCCGATCACCGAAGCGATCACGCCCAGAACCGCAAGCCAGCCGAGCCCCGCGCTAATCGCCGCCGAGAGCACGCCGAATTTCGCGAAAAAGCCCAACATCGGCGGCACGCCCGCGAGGCTGAAGAAGAGGATCAGCAGCGCCAGAGCCTTGGTCGGTGAGGTCTTCGCAAACTGGTTCATCGCCTTGATGTCGGTGACCGGAACCCCGTCCCGCTCCATCGACAGGATGAAGGCAAAGGTGCCGACGTTCATGATCGTATAGATGGTCATGTAGACCAGCATGGTCTGAACGCCGTAAGCCGTCCCGGCGGCAAGCCCGATCAGCGCAAAGCCCATATGGGCAATCGAGGAATAGGCCATCAGACGCTTGACGTTGCGCTGACCGATCCCCGCGATCGAGCCGAGGAACATCGACAGAAGCGCCAGCAGCGCGATGATCTGGGTCCAGTCGCCCGGCACATGGCCGAAAGCGTCAAACATCACCCGCGCGATCAGTGCCATGGCCGCGACTTTCGGCGCGGTGGCGAAGAAAGCGGTCACCGGCGTCGGCGAGCCCTCATAG
This window encodes:
- a CDS encoding cytidine deaminase gives rise to the protein MRWQMTLLETARDVRERAYAPYSKFKVGAAVRGLSGRIYAGCNVENVAYPEGTCAEAGAIAAMIAAGETELIEVCVIAGSAAPTPPCGGCRQKLAEFGKGEVPVLLATVSGETHSTTIAELLPGRFAAAHMAGDA
- a CDS encoding propionyl-CoA synthetase, with product MAYIDIYDGWKSDPEAFWMEAARSIDWIRPPSKALFDENAPLYEWFSDGLVNTCWNAVDRHVEAGRGDQLALIHSSPVTHTVKGTTYRELRDHVAEIAGGLRAKGVQKGDRVIIYMPMIPQAVEAMLACARIGAVHSVVFGGFAANELAVRIEDCKPKAIIAASCGIEPGRIVHYKPLLDQAIELSAHKPDFCVIYQREQEICELIPGRDFAWHSFRFGVEPAECVPVEGNHPLYILYTSGTTGQPKGVIRHTAGYLVALSWTMKNIYNIEAGDRFWTASDVGWVVGHSYICYGPLITGATSIVYEGKPVGTPDAGMFWQVIQNHKVKSFFTAPTALRAIRREDPEGLLIKDYNLSNLQAVFLAGERADPETIAWAAKHLKVPVIDHWWQTETGWAIAANPFGIELLPVKPGSPTKPMPGYEIAILDDDGHPVPAGTLGAIAIRLPLPPGTLPGLWNAEARFRKSYLEKFPGYYETGDAGYLDEDGYVYIMARTDDVINVAGHRLSTGAIEEVLAAHPDVAECAVIGAADALKGQMPVGFLCLKKGAQKPHAEVVREVVALVRDCIGPVAAFKSAVVIDRLPKTRSGKILRATMAKIADSESFKPPATIDDPAILDEIRAALQTIGYAKA
- a CDS encoding NADP-dependent malic enzyme translates to MKERRQDNARQAALDYHQYPRPGKLEVRATKPMANGRDLSRAYSPGVAEACLEIKADPANAALYTARANLVAVVTNGTAVLGLGNIGALASKPVMEGKAVLFKKFANIDCFDIELNQTDPEKLAEIVCALEPSFGAINLEDIKAPDCFIVEKICRERMNIPVFHDDQHGTAIVVGAAATNALRVSGKSFDQIKVVSTGGGAAGIACLNMLLKLGVKRENVWLCDLAGLVYEGRNEQMTPQKEEYAQKTDLRTLDQVIEGADLFLGLSGPGVLTPEMVAKMAKRPIVFALANPTPEILPDEVRQVAPDAIIATGRSDFPNQVNNVLCFPFIFRGALDVGATTINDEMQLACIDAIAALARATTSAEAAAAYQGERLSFGADYLIPKPFDPRLIGIVATAVAKAAMDSGVATRPIEDIPAYKHRLDGSVFRSALIMRPVFEIAATAKRRIVFAEGEDERVLRAANAMLEETTEVPILIGRPEVIEMRAERAGLPIRPNVDFEIVNPENDPRYRDYWGTYHELMARQGVTPDIARAIMRTNTTAIGAVMVHRGEADSLICGTFGQYSWHLNYIRQILARDGHCPVGALSLLILEDGPLFVTDTQVNHAPTPEQVAEAAIGAARHVRRFGMEAKVALCSHSQFGNLDTDSGRKMRAALEILQSRNVDFVFDGEMHVDSALDPALRERLLPNSRIEGAANVLVFSGTDSASGVRNALKMKANGLEVGPILMGMGNRAHIVTPSITTRGLLNMAAIAGTPVNHYG
- a CDS encoding class I SAM-dependent methyltransferase yields the protein MSSFSDPDQVARYTEGPVRQVPGFRDMQRMAALLLAESLGPEGEVLVLGAGGGLELRLFAEGQPGWRFTGVDPSAEMLALAREVAAPFAARIALHEGYIETAPDGPFDGATCLLTMHFVPREQRVPTLRALRQRLKPGAPLILAHHSFPQDEARRALWLSRYAAFAAASGVAEANARNAAKAIGERLPILSPREDEAALAEAGFTDISLFYAGFSFRGWIATA
- a CDS encoding thymidine phosphorylase; this translates as MSDPRGVIAALRDGQGLDASGAALIARGLAEGTLSDAQAGAFAMAVLLRGTGRAGRIALTEAMRDSGRVLRWDLPGPVLDKHSTGGIGDTVSLILAPVLAAAGAFVPMISGRGLGHTGGTLDKLEAIPGCRVDLDEAALRRITAEVGTAIVAASGDLAPADRRLYAIRDESGTVESLDLITASILSKKLAAGLDGLVLDVKCGSGAFSRDLDTARDLARALVETANGAGCKTMACITDMDQPLAPAAGNALEIRAVLEAFRTGEGALCALALDLAGEGLTLAGIDPARASEAFASGRAAEIFGRMIAAQGGPCDLIERPDTYLGPAPVVRAVEAGGAGFVAAVDGTALGRAVVALGGGRVRASDRIDPRVGLSQLLRKGDQVSTGAPLALVHARSEAEAEAAAAQVRAAYVIGEAPAQGPLILERILA